A section of the Microbulbifer pacificus genome encodes:
- a CDS encoding DUF350 domain-containing protein has product MQPEFLTATLFNLGINLIYTVLAIFVGMVALLVIDKKLLKHVDIQQELKNGNIAVAIFASTILVFVAMIISFGLKG; this is encoded by the coding sequence GTGCAACCTGAATTTCTGACCGCAACTCTGTTCAATCTCGGAATTAATCTGATCTACACCGTACTGGCCATTTTTGTCGGCATGGTTGCGCTGCTGGTTATCGACAAAAAACTGCTGAAACATGTGGATATCCAGCAGGAGCTGAAGAATGGAAATATTGCCGTAGCGATATTTGCCTCCACCATTCTGGTGTTTGTGGCGATGATTATTTCCTTTGGCCTGAAAGGCTGA
- the cyoE gene encoding heme o synthase → MSKHFSKYVVLKYFAVTKPGIIAGNLISVAGGFFLAARGEIDWGLFMATVIGLSLVVASGCAINNCIDRDIDACMQRTCNRVTVTGALAARTALLFGAALGIAGFALLALCTNAVSVVFAALGYVVYVGVYSLYMKRNSVYGTLVGALSGAVPPVVGYCAVTGECDGAALILLLMFCLWQMPHSYAIAIFRYRDYEAANIPVLPVAQGIGKAKLHIVLYIAVFALASILLPLNGYTGVAFMAVACTTSIWWLAMALRGYRKDVDIHGWARQVFAFSIFIITALSVTMALDFNSVAPHLAGI, encoded by the coding sequence GTGTCCAAGCATTTCTCAAAATACGTTGTTTTGAAATACTTTGCCGTCACCAAGCCGGGCATCATTGCCGGCAACCTGATCTCTGTCGCGGGAGGATTTTTTCTCGCCGCCCGCGGCGAGATCGACTGGGGCCTGTTTATGGCGACAGTCATCGGACTGTCGCTGGTGGTGGCCTCCGGCTGCGCCATCAACAACTGCATCGACCGCGATATCGACGCGTGTATGCAGCGCACCTGCAACCGGGTCACCGTCACCGGTGCCCTGGCCGCACGCACTGCATTGCTGTTCGGCGCAGCGCTCGGTATTGCCGGCTTTGCCCTGCTCGCGCTCTGTACCAATGCCGTCAGTGTGGTCTTCGCCGCACTGGGGTATGTGGTTTATGTGGGGGTTTACAGCCTGTACATGAAGCGCAACTCCGTTTACGGCACCCTGGTCGGTGCGCTGTCCGGTGCAGTGCCGCCAGTGGTCGGCTACTGTGCGGTGACTGGAGAGTGCGACGGCGCGGCGCTGATCCTGCTGCTGATGTTCTGCCTGTGGCAGATGCCGCACTCCTATGCCATTGCGATCTTCCGCTACCGCGACTACGAGGCGGCGAATATCCCGGTGTTACCGGTGGCGCAGGGCATCGGCAAGGCCAAACTGCACATAGTGTTGTATATCGCGGTGTTTGCCCTGGCCAGTATCCTGTTACCGCTGAATGGTTATACCGGCGTGGCGTTTATGGCGGTGGCCTGCACCACCAGTATCTGGTGGCTGGCGATGGCGTTGCGGGGATACCGCAAAGATGTGGATATCCACGGCTGGGCGCGGCAGGTGTTTGCGTTTTCGATTTTTATCATCACCGCTCTCAGCGTTACCATGGCGCTGGACTTCAACAGTGTGGCCCCGCACCTGGCTGGGATCTGA
- the cyoD gene encoding cytochrome o ubiquinol oxidase subunit IV has translation MSAHTEHVHAADHGSVKSYLVGFVLSVILTAIPFWAVMTGQFDKATSIWLVVVMAIVQVVVHLKYFLHLNFSVAGRANTFAFLFTALIIVMVVGLSVWIIYASNAMMMH, from the coding sequence ATGAGCGCACATACTGAACACGTACATGCTGCCGATCACGGCAGTGTCAAATCCTACCTGGTGGGGTTTGTACTGTCGGTCATTCTCACTGCCATTCCCTTCTGGGCGGTGATGACCGGGCAATTCGACAAGGCCACCAGTATCTGGCTGGTGGTGGTAATGGCGATCGTGCAGGTGGTGGTACACCTGAAATATTTCCTGCACCTGAATTTTTCCGTCGCGGGACGTGCAAATACCTTTGCCTTCCTGTTTACCGCATTGATCATCGTGATGGTGGTGGGGCTGTCGGTGTGGATCATCTACGCCTCCAACGCCATGATGATGCATTGA
- the cyoC gene encoding cytochrome o ubiquinol oxidase subunit III: MTAIAQIPQGAAAVSDHHDDHHHDTSENTIFGFWLYLMTDCLLFASVFATYAVLFMNTAGGVSGRDIFELDYVAIETAALLLSSITYGFAMIAAHRQHKGATLGWLLVTFAFGAVFIGMEVNEFHHLIAEGNGPSRSAFLSSFFALVGMHGLHVTAGLVWMAVMMIEVVKRGLGKATITRLSCLSLFWHFLDIVWVCVFTVVYLMGVL, from the coding sequence ATGACCGCGATAGCTCAAATACCACAGGGCGCCGCTGCGGTGTCCGATCACCACGACGATCATCACCACGACACGAGTGAGAACACTATTTTCGGTTTCTGGCTCTACCTGATGACCGACTGCCTGCTGTTCGCCTCGGTGTTTGCCACCTACGCAGTGCTGTTTATGAACACCGCTGGTGGCGTGTCCGGGCGCGATATTTTCGAACTGGATTACGTGGCCATCGAAACCGCGGCGCTGTTGCTCAGCAGTATCACCTACGGCTTCGCCATGATTGCTGCGCACCGCCAGCACAAAGGCGCCACCCTCGGGTGGCTGCTGGTGACCTTCGCCTTCGGCGCGGTGTTTATCGGTATGGAAGTGAATGAATTCCATCACCTGATTGCCGAGGGCAACGGCCCGTCGCGCAGCGCCTTCCTGTCTTCGTTCTTCGCCCTGGTCGGCATGCACGGCCTGCACGTGACTGCCGGCCTGGTCTGGATGGCGGTGATGATGATCGAAGTGGTCAAGCGCGGCCTCGGGAAGGCGACCATTACCCGGCTGTCCTGCCTGAGCCTGTTCTGGCACTTCCTGGATATCGTCTGGGTGTGTGTATTTACCGTGGTTTACCTGATGGGAGTGCTGTGA
- the cyoB gene encoding cytochrome o ubiquinol oxidase subunit I, with the protein MNLLGKLSWEAIPYHEPIIMGTLAVVGIAGVLIALAITRAKQWNILWFDWITSVDHKRLGVMYILLALIMLIRGFSDAIMMRTQLAMATNGSAGYLPPEHYDQIFTAHGVIMIMFMAMPFMIGLMNIVLPLQIGARDVAFPFMNNLSFWLSAGGAILINISLGLGEFAKTGWLAYPPLSELSFSPGVGVDYYIWALQISGVGTLLTGVNFLVTVFKMRAPGMKLMDMPIFTWTCTWANVLIVASFPILTAVLGLLTLDRYLDFHFFTNDLGGNAMMYINLFWAWGHPEVYILVLPAFGIFSEVISTFTGKRLFGYKSMVWASGAISILGFIVWLHHFFTMGSSANVNAFFGIMTMIIAVPTGVKLFNWLFTMYRGRLRMTAPVLWTLGFMVTFTIGGMTGVLLAVPGADYVLHNSLFLIAHFHNTIIGGAVFGYLAGFAFWFSKAMGFHLNERIGKASFWCWQVGFYMAFMPLYVLGFLGMTRRLNHSDNPDWNIWLYIACAGAFVILVGIVLQFVQLYLAFRDREQNRDLTGDPWNGHTLEWSTASPPQFYNFAVLPQVHDIDAFTDMKENGTAYQRPVKYAPIHMPRNTAAGILIAGAATAFGFAAVWHITWLAAASLVAVVAFLLQRAYAKDVDYYVQPDEIARIEYAHLRHVNPAPTPVPGHGQATPAKRRKKATEETFEEVSA; encoded by the coding sequence ATGAATCTGCTCGGTAAATTATCCTGGGAAGCAATTCCCTATCACGAGCCCATCATCATGGGCACCCTCGCGGTGGTCGGTATTGCCGGCGTACTCATCGCGCTCGCCATCACCCGCGCAAAGCAGTGGAACATCCTGTGGTTTGACTGGATCACTTCCGTCGACCACAAGCGCCTCGGGGTGATGTATATCCTGCTCGCGCTGATCATGCTGATCCGCGGTTTTTCCGACGCGATCATGATGCGCACCCAGCTGGCCATGGCTACTAACGGATCCGCCGGCTACCTGCCGCCGGAACACTACGACCAGATCTTCACCGCCCACGGGGTGATCATGATCATGTTCATGGCGATGCCGTTCATGATCGGCCTGATGAACATCGTGCTGCCGCTGCAAATAGGCGCGCGCGATGTGGCCTTCCCGTTCATGAACAACCTGAGCTTCTGGTTGTCCGCAGGCGGCGCCATCCTGATCAATATTTCCCTCGGCCTCGGTGAGTTTGCCAAGACCGGCTGGCTCGCGTATCCGCCGCTGTCGGAGTTGTCGTTCAGTCCCGGTGTGGGAGTGGATTACTACATCTGGGCGCTGCAGATTTCCGGTGTCGGCACCCTGCTGACCGGGGTGAACTTCCTGGTGACCGTGTTCAAGATGCGCGCGCCGGGTATGAAGCTGATGGATATGCCGATTTTCACCTGGACCTGCACCTGGGCCAACGTGCTGATCGTGGCCTCCTTCCCGATTCTGACCGCGGTGCTGGGCCTGCTGACCCTCGACCGCTACCTGGATTTCCACTTCTTCACCAATGACCTTGGCGGCAACGCCATGATGTATATCAACCTGTTCTGGGCCTGGGGACATCCCGAGGTATACATCCTGGTGCTGCCGGCATTCGGTATTTTCTCCGAGGTGATTTCCACCTTCACCGGCAAGCGCCTGTTCGGTTACAAGTCCATGGTGTGGGCGAGCGGTGCGATTTCCATTCTCGGCTTCATCGTGTGGCTGCACCACTTCTTCACCATGGGCTCCAGTGCCAATGTGAATGCCTTCTTCGGCATCATGACCATGATCATTGCGGTACCCACCGGGGTGAAACTGTTCAACTGGCTGTTCACCATGTACCGCGGCCGCCTGCGCATGACCGCGCCGGTGCTGTGGACCCTGGGCTTTATGGTGACCTTCACCATCGGCGGTATGACCGGTGTACTGCTCGCGGTACCCGGTGCTGACTATGTGCTGCATAACAGCCTGTTCCTGATTGCCCACTTCCACAACACCATCATCGGTGGTGCGGTGTTTGGTTACCTGGCCGGTTTTGCCTTCTGGTTCTCCAAAGCGATGGGCTTCCATTTGAACGAGCGTATCGGCAAGGCGTCTTTCTGGTGCTGGCAGGTCGGTTTCTACATGGCATTTATGCCGCTGTATGTGCTGGGCTTCCTCGGCATGACCCGCCGCCTGAACCACTCCGACAACCCCGACTGGAATATCTGGCTGTATATCGCCTGTGCCGGCGCCTTCGTGATCCTCGTCGGTATCGTGCTGCAGTTTGTGCAGCTGTACCTGGCATTCCGCGACCGCGAGCAGAACCGCGACCTCACCGGTGATCCCTGGAACGGCCACACCCTGGAATGGTCCACCGCCTCGCCGCCGCAGTTCTACAACTTTGCGGTACTGCCGCAGGTACACGACATCGACGCGTTTACCGATATGAAAGAGAACGGCACCGCCTACCAGCGTCCCGTCAAATACGCGCCGATCCACATGCCGAGAAACACCGCCGCCGGCATCCTGATTGCCGGCGCCGCCACCGCCTTCGGCTTTGCCGCGGTGTGGCATATCACCTGGCTGGCCGCAGCGAGCCTGGTGGCCGTGGTGGCGTTCCTGCTGCAGCGTGCCTATGCGAAAGATGTGGATTACTACGTGCAGCCGGATGAGATCGCGCGCATCGAATACGCGCATCTGCGCCATGTAAACCCTGCACCGACGCCGGTACCTGGTCACGGCCAGGCCACGCCGGCGAAGCGCCGCAAAAAGGCAACCGAAGAAACTTTTGAAGAGGTGTCCGCATGA
- the cyoA gene encoding ubiquinol oxidase subunit II, which yields MLTRSLRNAALSAAVLALAGCDGGVLDPKGQVGVDEKNLIIISTLLMLLVVIPVIVMTLYFAWKYREGREHEIYAPKWAHSGKIEAAVWLVPVVIVLILGVITWRSTHSLDPYKPLEHERDPLTVEVVSLNWKWLFIYPEQGIAAVNELVIPTDRPVNFKITSESTMNSFFIPQLGSQIYSMAGMETKLHLIANEPGTFEGFSANYSGEGFSGMHFETKAVDEAAFERWASDMKRDHPTLDSARYAKLAEPSENHPVEYFSAVSDGLFHQVMFKYMQHYNTWNKAPAEHEMEHGSAGMHPTRHNSKAEE from the coding sequence GTGTTAACTCGTAGCCTCAGAAACGCTGCGCTGTCTGCTGCCGTGCTTGCACTGGCGGGATGCGACGGCGGTGTGCTCGACCCCAAGGGACAAGTGGGTGTCGACGAAAAAAACCTGATCATCATCTCCACCCTGCTGATGTTGCTGGTGGTGATTCCGGTGATCGTCATGACCCTGTACTTCGCGTGGAAATACCGCGAGGGACGGGAACATGAAATCTACGCACCCAAGTGGGCCCACTCCGGAAAGATCGAAGCCGCCGTATGGCTGGTGCCGGTGGTGATCGTGCTCATCCTCGGTGTCATCACCTGGCGCTCCACCCACAGTCTCGATCCCTACAAACCACTGGAACACGAGCGCGATCCGCTCACCGTGGAAGTGGTATCGCTGAACTGGAAATGGCTGTTCATCTACCCGGAACAGGGCATTGCCGCGGTGAACGAGCTGGTGATCCCCACGGATAGACCGGTGAATTTCAAGATCACCTCTGAGTCCACCATGAACTCGTTCTTCATCCCGCAGCTGGGCAGCCAGATTTATTCCATGGCGGGCATGGAAACCAAGCTGCACCTGATCGCCAATGAGCCGGGCACCTTCGAGGGCTTCTCGGCCAACTACAGCGGTGAAGGCTTCTCCGGCATGCACTTCGAAACCAAAGCAGTGGACGAAGCCGCGTTCGAGCGCTGGGCAAGCGACATGAAGCGCGACCACCCGACGCTCGACAGCGCCCGCTACGCGAAGCTCGCCGAGCCCAGTGAAAACCACCCGGTGGAGTATTTCAGCGCGGTCAGCGACGGGCTCTTCCACCAGGTCATGTTCAAGTACATGCAGCACTACAACACCTGGAACAAGGCCCCGGCCGAGCATGAAATGGAACACGGTTCCGCTGGCATGCACCCCACCAGGCACAACAGCAAAGCGGAGGAGTAA
- a CDS encoding globin, producing MGNADSDVVFQSYGRCCNNESFFIDFYDRFMGSSAEIRALFANTNMAAQRHLLRNGIMQLVLHARGMPDTKLRALGCSHSRTGFNIRPEWYGLWLDALLATLRQYDPQFDETTALCWRRAIGPGIEVIRGAY from the coding sequence ATGGGAAATGCCGATAGCGATGTGGTGTTTCAGAGCTATGGACGCTGCTGTAACAACGAGAGCTTTTTTATCGATTTTTACGATCGCTTTATGGGCAGCTCCGCTGAGATTCGCGCATTGTTTGCCAACACCAACATGGCCGCACAGCGTCACCTGCTGCGCAATGGCATCATGCAACTGGTGCTGCACGCCCGCGGTATGCCGGACACCAAACTGCGCGCGCTCGGCTGCAGCCACTCCCGCACCGGCTTCAACATCCGCCCCGAATGGTACGGCCTCTGGCTGGACGCTCTGCTCGCTACCTTGCGGCAATACGATCCTCAGTTTGATGAAACCACGGCCCTGTGCTGGCGCCGCGCCATTGGACCCGGTATCGAAGTGATCCGCGGCGCTTATTGA
- a CDS encoding S8 family serine peptidase, giving the protein MVYNNEPGMLFGTLGETVTSIPSAGISDTDGAALLGQLGTSATLTIAASDYAYFNGTSMATPHVVGVAALVWSNFPSCSASQIRTALDNSAEDLGAAGRDNAYGYGLVQAKAAVDYLTANPCDGGSSSGGSSGGGSGGGKPCKGKNCTN; this is encoded by the coding sequence GTGGTGTACAACAATGAGCCCGGTATGCTGTTCGGCACTCTCGGCGAAACCGTCACCAGCATTCCCTCGGCGGGCATTTCCGATACCGACGGCGCCGCGCTGCTCGGACAACTCGGCACCAGTGCCACATTGACCATCGCCGCCAGCGATTACGCCTATTTCAACGGCACCTCCATGGCGACCCCCCATGTCGTCGGCGTGGCCGCATTGGTGTGGAGCAACTTCCCCAGCTGTAGCGCCAGCCAGATCCGCACCGCACTGGACAACAGTGCAGAGGATCTCGGCGCGGCCGGTCGCGACAATGCCTACGGCTATGGCCTGGTGCAGGCGAAAGCGGCAGTGGATTACCTCACTGCCAATCCTTGCGACGGCGGCAGCTCCTCAGGTGGCAGCAGCGGTGGTGGCAGTGGCGGCGGCAAACCCTGCAAAGGCAAAAACTGCACTAATTGA
- a CDS encoding S8 family serine peptidase yields the protein MIKTIPILIASTLAMAISVHANSADDRYIVKFKEGKGPAVKAMMEKNGGRSAMALEKRNAMAAHLPAGALTALRNNPNVEYVEEDVKRYPMAEETPFGIPMVQANQVSDVLAGNQTVCIIDSGYDLSHEDLSSNSVSGSNDSGTGFWYTDENSHGTHVAGTIAAIGGNNKGVVGVMPNGNIKLHIVKVFGVDGWAYSSSLVAAADECASNGASVINMSLGGTFKSRTEDRAFADLYNNQNILSIAAAGNDGNTRHSYPASYDSVVSVAAVDSNKVVASFSQQTDQVELSGPGVDVLSSVPVGMGLSTTLNVGGNSIEASGMEGSPLDSATGALVDCGLGESACANAAGKVCLISRGNISFADKVLA from the coding sequence ATGATCAAAACCATTCCAATATTAATCGCCAGCACCCTGGCAATGGCCATTTCCGTTCACGCCAACAGTGCAGATGACCGCTACATCGTCAAATTCAAGGAGGGCAAAGGGCCGGCGGTAAAAGCCATGATGGAAAAAAACGGTGGCCGCTCGGCAATGGCGCTGGAAAAGCGTAACGCGATGGCTGCGCACCTGCCGGCGGGGGCACTGACCGCACTGCGCAACAATCCCAACGTGGAATATGTGGAAGAGGACGTGAAGCGCTACCCCATGGCGGAAGAAACCCCTTTCGGTATTCCCATGGTGCAGGCGAATCAGGTCAGCGACGTGCTGGCCGGCAACCAGACCGTATGTATCATCGATTCGGGTTACGATCTCTCCCACGAGGACCTTTCCAGCAATAGCGTTTCAGGCAGCAACGACTCCGGCACCGGTTTCTGGTACACCGATGAAAACAGCCACGGCACCCACGTCGCCGGCACCATCGCCGCCATCGGCGGCAATAACAAGGGTGTGGTCGGTGTTATGCCCAACGGCAACATCAAGCTGCATATCGTCAAGGTATTCGGCGTCGACGGCTGGGCTTACTCCTCCTCACTGGTCGCCGCGGCAGACGAATGTGCCAGCAACGGTGCCAGTGTGATCAACATGAGCCTCGGTGGTACCTTCAAGTCGCGCACCGAAGACAGGGCGTTCGCCGACCTGTACAACAACCAGAATATCCTCTCCATTGCCGCCGCTGGTAACGATGGCAATACCCGCCACTCCTACCCGGCTTCCTACGATTCGGTAGTTTCTGTTGCCGCAGTCGACAGCAACAAGGTGGTGGCGAGCTTCTCCCAGCAGACCGACCAGGTAGAACTGTCCGGCCCCGGCGTAGACGTGCTGTCTTCGGTTCCTGTTGGTATGGGCCTCTCCACCACGCTGAACGTTGGCGGCAACAGCATCGAAGCCTCCGGCATGGAGGGCAGCCCCCTGGACAGCGCCACCGGCGCCCTGGTGGATTGCGGCCTGGGCGAGTCTGCGTGCGCCAATGCCGCCGGCAAGGTGTGCCTGATTTCCCGCGGCAACATCAGCTTTGCGGATAAGGTACTGGCGTGA
- a CDS encoding M16 family metallopeptidase, giving the protein MANRLWLPATLALAIAACGDTTGENGNASSTSPKIAAVDVTGSAAAAPQALSIDFEKFTLPNGLRVIVHEDRKAPIVSVGVWYHVGSKDERPGRTGFAHLFEHLMFNGSENYDDEYFKPFEQAGATGMNGTTWLDRTNYFETVPSNALDMALWMESDRMGHLLGVITQEKLDEQRGVVQNEKRQGENQPYGKVDEKIQAAIFPAGHPYSWETIGSMEDLNAASLEDVHEWFKTYYGAANTVLVLAGDIDVATAKEKVSKYFGDIPAGPPLIKKESWIAKRDQSTRETMHDRVAQARLYKVWNTPNIGHEDAGAIDLAASILGDGKNSRLYKRLVYQDQIATNVYVAEYEFELASMIQVVADAKPGVDLATIEAAIDEEMQKFLVEGPTTEELARVNMTDYASTARALEQVGGWSGKGVILARGELYMDNPNGYLEAMTARQRLTAAEVQAAAQQWLSSGDHVIEVHPFPEYKTADSGADRSKLPELGEFPSVPFPKIQTAEMANGLKIVLAERHSVPVVNMELQFDAGYAADQGARLGTSSYTMSMLKEGTRHLSALEISAREEILGATIGASADLDTSSVSLNALSSNLDASIELFADVLLNPAFADEEIERKRSRWIAGIQQEKTKPVQMALRNLPPLLYGDNHAYSIPFTGSGTEESISALTRSDLVNYHQTWLRPDNATLIVAGDISMPQLQEKLQQHFADWKAPQSTKPAKNLAQVALPEKSSVYLIDKPGAEQSIIIGGLLAPSEKIAEREALHMMNDILGGTFTARINMNLREDKHWAYGAYSFLTGAKGQQPLLVYAPVQTDKTSESLAELQKELRAYIGGNPAKADELQKLKDKRINELPGRFETIDAVAGAMSSLVTYERPLNYMDGYAEQVRSIDLNRVHELAKETIKPEQFVWVIVGDKEKIADKVVELEIGTITELDADGAPVADSTVGGQ; this is encoded by the coding sequence ATGGCAAACAGACTCTGGCTTCCAGCGACCCTGGCCCTGGCCATCGCTGCCTGTGGCGACACCACCGGAGAAAATGGCAACGCATCTTCCACCTCCCCCAAAATCGCGGCCGTGGATGTCACCGGATCAGCGGCTGCAGCCCCTCAGGCACTCAGTATCGATTTCGAAAAGTTCACCCTGCCCAACGGCCTGCGCGTGATCGTGCACGAGGACCGCAAGGCGCCGATCGTTTCCGTGGGTGTGTGGTATCACGTGGGTTCCAAGGATGAGCGGCCCGGGCGCACCGGCTTTGCGCACCTGTTCGAGCACCTGATGTTCAACGGCTCGGAAAACTACGACGACGAGTACTTCAAGCCCTTCGAGCAGGCCGGCGCCACCGGTATGAACGGGACTACCTGGCTCGACCGCACCAACTATTTCGAAACCGTTCCCAGCAACGCTCTGGATATGGCGCTGTGGATGGAGTCCGACCGCATGGGCCACCTGCTCGGCGTGATTACCCAGGAAAAGCTCGACGAGCAGCGCGGTGTGGTGCAGAACGAGAAACGCCAGGGTGAAAACCAGCCTTACGGCAAAGTGGATGAAAAGATTCAGGCGGCGATTTTCCCTGCCGGACACCCGTACTCCTGGGAAACCATCGGTTCGATGGAAGACCTGAACGCGGCGAGCCTTGAAGACGTACACGAGTGGTTCAAGACCTATTACGGCGCGGCCAATACCGTGCTGGTTTTGGCCGGGGACATCGATGTCGCCACGGCGAAGGAAAAGGTAAGCAAATACTTCGGCGATATCCCCGCGGGCCCGCCGCTGATCAAAAAGGAATCCTGGATTGCCAAGCGCGACCAGTCTACCCGCGAAACCATGCACGACCGGGTGGCACAGGCGCGCCTGTACAAGGTCTGGAACACCCCCAACATCGGCCATGAAGATGCGGGTGCAATCGATCTCGCCGCCTCCATTCTCGGTGACGGCAAAAATTCGCGGTTGTACAAGCGCCTGGTGTACCAGGATCAGATTGCGACCAATGTGTATGTTGCGGAGTACGAATTTGAACTGGCGTCGATGATTCAGGTGGTCGCCGATGCAAAACCCGGCGTGGATCTGGCCACGATTGAGGCCGCCATCGACGAGGAGATGCAGAAGTTTCTCGTCGAGGGTCCGACCACAGAGGAACTGGCCCGGGTCAACATGACCGATTACGCCTCTACCGCACGCGCACTGGAACAGGTGGGCGGTTGGAGCGGCAAGGGTGTCATCCTCGCCCGCGGCGAACTCTACATGGACAACCCCAACGGTTACCTGGAGGCGATGACCGCGCGGCAAAGGCTCACCGCAGCAGAAGTGCAGGCCGCCGCGCAACAGTGGCTATCCAGTGGCGACCACGTGATCGAAGTGCACCCCTTCCCGGAATACAAAACCGCCGACAGCGGTGCCGACCGCAGCAAGCTGCCGGAACTGGGCGAATTCCCCTCCGTGCCCTTCCCCAAGATCCAGACCGCGGAGATGGCCAACGGCCTGAAGATCGTGCTGGCCGAGCGCCACTCGGTACCAGTGGTGAATATGGAGCTGCAATTTGACGCGGGCTATGCCGCCGATCAGGGCGCACGCCTCGGCACCTCCAGCTACACCATGTCCATGCTGAAGGAGGGCACCCGGCACCTGAGCGCCCTGGAAATCAGCGCGCGCGAGGAAATACTTGGAGCCACCATCGGTGCCAGCGCGGACCTCGACACCTCCAGCGTGAGCCTGAATGCACTTTCCAGCAACCTCGATGCCAGCATCGAACTGTTTGCCGATGTGCTGCTGAACCCGGCGTTTGCCGATGAGGAAATCGAGCGCAAACGCAGTCGCTGGATCGCCGGCATCCAGCAGGAAAAAACCAAACCGGTACAGATGGCCCTGCGCAACCTGCCCCCGCTGCTGTACGGCGACAACCACGCCTACAGTATTCCGTTTACCGGCAGCGGTACCGAGGAGTCCATCAGCGCGCTCACTCGCAGCGATCTGGTGAACTACCACCAGACCTGGTTGCGCCCGGACAACGCCACGTTGATTGTGGCCGGCGATATCAGCATGCCGCAGTTGCAGGAAAAACTGCAGCAGCACTTCGCCGACTGGAAAGCTCCACAATCCACCAAGCCGGCGAAAAACCTGGCCCAGGTGGCGCTGCCGGAAAAATCCAGTGTTTACCTGATCGACAAGCCCGGGGCGGAACAGTCCATCATCATCGGCGGCCTGCTCGCGCCTTCGGAAAAAATTGCCGAGCGCGAAGCGCTGCACATGATGAATGACATCCTCGGCGGTACTTTCACCGCGCGTATCAACATGAACCTGCGGGAAGACAAGCACTGGGCCTACGGTGCCTACTCCTTCCTCACCGGCGCCAAGGGCCAGCAGCCTCTGCTGGTGTACGCACCGGTACAGACCGATAAAACCAGCGAATCCCTGGCGGAACTGCAGAAAGAACTGCGCGCGTACATCGGCGGCAACCCTGCCAAGGCGGACGAGCTGCAAAAACTGAAGGACAAGCGCATCAACGAACTGCCCGGGCGTTTTGAAACCATTGATGCGGTCGCCGGCGCAATGTCATCCCTGGTTACGTACGAGCGTCCACTCAACTATATGGACGGCTACGCCGAGCAGGTGCGCAGTATCGATCTGAACCGGGTGCATGAGCTGGCGAAGGAGACCATCAAACCTGAGCAGTTTGTGTGGGTGATTGTCGGCGACAAGGAAAAAATCGCGGACAAGGTGGTCGAACTGGAAATCGGCACTATCACCGAACTGGATGCCGATGGCGCACCGGTGGCAGACAGCACCGTTGGTGGACAATAA
- a CDS encoding CPXCG motif-containing cysteine-rich protein has product MDRSMGKIEEFSDRCPYCGETILVLIDTSAGSQHYFEDCAVCCRPIQVLVSVDMEGQWTAQFKHEGDV; this is encoded by the coding sequence ATGGACAGATCAATGGGCAAGATCGAGGAATTCAGCGATCGCTGCCCCTACTGCGGCGAGACCATCCTGGTACTGATCGACACCTCCGCCGGCAGCCAGCATTACTTCGAGGACTGCGCCGTATGCTGTCGGCCGATTCAGGTGCTGGTGAGTGTGGATATGGAGGGGCAGTGGACGGCGCAGTTCAAACACGAAGGTGACGTCTAG